One genomic segment of Hordeum vulgare subsp. vulgare chromosome 2H, MorexV3_pseudomolecules_assembly, whole genome shotgun sequence includes these proteins:
- the LOC123425139 gene encoding cytochrome P450 709B2-like has protein sequence MGLLWMVAAAVAAVLASWAFNALVHLVWRPRAITRQLRAQGVGGPGYRFFVGNLGEIRRLLADTAGAVLDVGSHDFVPRVQPHFRKWIPIHGRTFLYWFGARPTLCVADVNVVKQVLSDRSGMYPKNVGNPHIARLLGKGLVLTDGDDWKRHRKVIHPAFNMDKLKMMTMTMSDCAGSMMSEWKAKMAKGGNMEIELSRQFEELTADVISHTAFGSSYEQGKKVFLAQRELQFLAFSTVFNVQIPAFRYLPTEKNLKIWKLDKEVRGMLMNIIKTRLDTKDTMGYGNDLLGIMLEACALEHGQNPILSMDEIIDECKTFFFAGHDTSSHLLTWTMFLLSMHPEWQEKLREEVLRECGNGAPTGDMLNKLHLVNMFLLETLRLYGPVAAIQRKAGSDLEVGGIKVPKGTVITIPIAMIHRDKEVWGEDANEFKPMRFENGVTRAGKHPNALLSFSSGPRSCIGQNFAMIEAKAVIAMILQRFSFSLSPKYVHAPMDVITLRPKFGLPMILKSLEM, from the exons ATGGGTCTCCTCTGGATGGTCGCGGCGGCCGTGGCGGCGGTGCTGGCCTCGTGGGCGTTCAACGCGCTGGTGCACCTCGTGTGGAGGCCGCGCGCCATCACCCGGCAGCTCCGCGCGCAGGGCGTGGGCGGGCCGGGCTACCGGTTCTTCGTCGGCAACCTCGGCGAGATCAGACGGCTCCTCGCCGACACCGCCGGCGCCGTGCTGGACGTCGGCTCCCACGACTTCGTCCCCAGGGTGCAGCCGCACTTCCGCAAATGGATCCCCATCCACG GGCGCACGTTCCTGTACTGGTTCGGGGCCAGGCCGACCCTGTGCGTGGCCGACGTGAACGTGGTGAAGCAGGTGCTCTCCGACCGCAGCGGGATGTACCCCAAGAACGTCGGGAACCCGCACATCGCCCGGCTGCTCGGCAAGGGGCTCGTGCTCACCGACGGCGACGACTGGAAGCGCCACCGCAAGGTCATCCACCCTGCCTTCAACATGGACAAGCTCAAG atgatgacgatgaccatGTCGGACTGCGCTGGGTCAATGATGTCTGAGTGGAAGGCAAAGATGGCGAAGGGTGGCAACATGGAGATTGAGCTGAGCAGACAGTTTGAGGAGCTAACCGCAGATGTGATCTCTCACACAGCATTCGGGAGCAGCTACGAACAGGGAAAAAAGGTCTTCTTGGCGCAGAGGGAGCTCCAATTTCTTGCCTTCTCCACCGTATTTAACGTGCAAATCCCAGCATTCAG GTACCTTCCAACTGAAAAGAACCTTAAGATATGGAAGCTTGACAAGGAGGTGAGGGGCATGCTCATGAACATAATCAAAACCCGTCTTGACACCAAAGACACCATGGGTTACGGCAACGACCTGCTCGGGATCATGCTGGAGGCATGCGCGCTAGAGCATGGGCAAAATCCTATTCTAAGCATGGACGAGATCATAGATGAGTGCAAGACCTTCTTCTTCGCAGGGCATGACACCAGCTCACACCTGCTCACATGGACCATGTTCTTGCTGAGCATGCACCCGGAGTGGCAGGAGAAGCTCAGAGAGGAGGTGCTGAGAGAGTGTGGCAATGGGGCTCCCACCGGTGACATGCTCAACAAGCTTCACTTGGTCAACATGTTCTTGCTGGAAACTCTCAGGTTGTACGGCCCTGTAGCGGCCATTCAGAGAAAGGCAGGTTCAGATCTCGAGGTCGGTGGCATCAAAGTGCCCAAAGGCACAGTCATCACAATCCCCATCGCGATGATACATCGTGACAAGGAGGTCTGGGGTGAGGACGCCAATGAGTTCAAGCCTATGAGGTTTGAGAATGGAGTGACACGGGCCGGAAAACACCCCAATGCCTTGTTGTCTTTCTCAAGTGGACCCAGGTCTTGCATAGGGCAAAACTTTGCTATGATAGAGGCCAAGGCCGTGATCGCCATGATTCTTCAGAGGTTCTCGTTCTCCCTATCACCTAAGTATGTCCATGCCCCGATGGACGTGATCACGCTGCGACCCAAGTTTGGGCTTCCCATGATCCTTAAGAGCCTAGAGATGTAG